The Acidovorax sp. RAC01 genomic sequence TGCCGAATGGCCAGCACCGAGGTACCCAGCGCCTTGCTCTGCGTGAGCAGGCCAAACTGCATGCCCGCGCCCGCCGCCATGAGCCCCAGGGGTAGGGATGCCGCGCTGATGCGGGTGACGGTGGGCTCGGCCCATGCTGGCAGCTGAAACCCCAGCAGGTTGGCCGTGAGGCCCGAAGCCGTGGCAATGATCAGCGGGTTGCGCACCAGCTCGCGCACAAATCCCTGCTGCCCATGGCGCGCCATGGGCCACACGGCCGCCACGTTGAACAGCGGCACGCACACGCCGATCAGCACGGCAATCATCAGCAGCCCCTGCGCGCCCGCCAGCCGCTCAGCAATGGCCAGGCCAATGAAGGAGTTGAAGCGAAACGCCACCTGCGCGCTGGCCGCGTGGTCGCGCCGGTCAAACTGCCGGCCCAGCCAGGGCCAGTGCGGCAGGCTGTAGGCCAGCGCGATGCCCGCAACGCCCGACA encodes the following:
- a CDS encoding AEC family transporter; this translates as MNYAQLLLPDFSLILLGYLLCRFTALNRAVWQPVEALVYYLLFPVLLFQSIVRSPMDIQAASGLIGAGLLSGVAGIALAYSLPHWPWLGRQFDRRDHAASAQVAFRFNSFIGLAIAERLAGAQGLLMIAVLIGVCVPLFNVAAVWPMARHGQQGFVRELVRNPLIIATASGLTANLLGFQLPAWAEPTVTRISAASLPLGLMAAGAGMQFGLLTQSKALGTSVLAIRHLVQPLIALGMARLFGLSAAQTTVLLAFSALPTASTCYVLAARMGYNGPYVAGLVTLSTLLGMASLPFALGVLR